The proteins below come from a single Benincasa hispida cultivar B227 chromosome 4, ASM972705v1, whole genome shotgun sequence genomic window:
- the LOC120075093 gene encoding uncharacterized protein LOC120075093 isoform X1 codes for MPNWELRSCCQHDQVVFLVTIGVFTVVILALWRTFIITPFKLITVFLHEASHAIACKLTCGEVVGIQVHANEGGVTQTRGGAYWLILPAGYLGSSFWGMAMILASTNLLTARIAAGCLGLALLVVLFIAKNWTLRGLCVGFIIFLAVVWVLQETTTVRILRYVILFIGVMNSLFSVYDIYDDLISRRVNSSDAEKFAELCPCPCNGIGWGVIWGMISFIFLCASIYLGLVILS; via the exons ATGCCCAATTGGGAGCTTAGGAGTTGCTGTCAGCATGATCAGGTTGTGTTCTTAGTTACCATTGGGGTCTTCACCGTTGTAATCCTCGCG CTATGGAGGACATTTATAATCACTCCTTTCAAGCTCATTACTGTTTTCCTGCACGAAGCAAGTCATGCAATAGCTTGTAAGCTAACCTGTGGTGAG GTAGTAGGAATCCAGGTTCATGCAAACGAGGGAGGGGTAACTCAAACCCGTGGTGGGGCATATTGGTTGATTTTGCCTGCAGGAT ATCTTGGATCATCGTTTTGGGGAATGGCTATGATTCTCGCGTCAACCAATCTTCTCACTGCTAGAATTGCAGCGGGTTGTTTGGGTTTAGCTCTTCTTGTTGTACTCTTCATTGCAAAAAAT TGGACACTTAGAGGACTCTGTGTTG gatttattatttttcttgcgGTGGTTTGGGTTCTACAAGAAACGACTACAGTTCGCATACTTCGTTATGTCATTCTTTTCATTG GTGTCATGAACAGTTTGTTTTCAGTTTATG ATATATATGATGATTTGATTTCACGAAGAGTCAACTCGAGCGATGCTGAGAAGTTTGCAGAACTGTGTCCATGTCCTTGTAATGGAATTGGATGGGGAGTCATTTG GGGAATGATATCATTTATCTTCTTATGTGCTTCTATCTATCTTGGTCTTGTCATCCTATCTTAA
- the LOC120075093 gene encoding uncharacterized protein LOC120075093 isoform X2 yields the protein MPNWELRSCCQHDQVVFLVTIGVFTVVILALWRTFIITPFKLITVFLHEASHAIACKLTCGEVVGIQVHANEGGVTQTRGGAYWLILPAGYLGSSFWGMAMILASTNLLTARIAAGCLGLALLVVLFIAKNWTLRGLCVGVMNSLFSVYDIYDDLISRRVNSSDAEKFAELCPCPCNGIGWGVIWGMISFIFLCASIYLGLVILS from the exons ATGCCCAATTGGGAGCTTAGGAGTTGCTGTCAGCATGATCAGGTTGTGTTCTTAGTTACCATTGGGGTCTTCACCGTTGTAATCCTCGCG CTATGGAGGACATTTATAATCACTCCTTTCAAGCTCATTACTGTTTTCCTGCACGAAGCAAGTCATGCAATAGCTTGTAAGCTAACCTGTGGTGAG GTAGTAGGAATCCAGGTTCATGCAAACGAGGGAGGGGTAACTCAAACCCGTGGTGGGGCATATTGGTTGATTTTGCCTGCAGGAT ATCTTGGATCATCGTTTTGGGGAATGGCTATGATTCTCGCGTCAACCAATCTTCTCACTGCTAGAATTGCAGCGGGTTGTTTGGGTTTAGCTCTTCTTGTTGTACTCTTCATTGCAAAAAAT TGGACACTTAGAGGACTCTGTGTTG GTGTCATGAACAGTTTGTTTTCAGTTTATG ATATATATGATGATTTGATTTCACGAAGAGTCAACTCGAGCGATGCTGAGAAGTTTGCAGAACTGTGTCCATGTCCTTGTAATGGAATTGGATGGGGAGTCATTTG GGGAATGATATCATTTATCTTCTTATGTGCTTCTATCTATCTTGGTCTTGTCATCCTATCTTAA
- the LOC120075094 gene encoding probable metal-nicotianamine transporter YSL13, which yields MMNIVSTASDLMQDFKTGYMTLSSPWSTFVSQVVGTAMGCVISPFVFWLFYKAFDDIGQPESAYPAPYATVCRNMALLAVKGISGLPKNCLSPCYGFFAAAIVINLIGDLSGKVSQYIPISTAMVIPFYMGPYFLVFIASCSECKRYSNTVNINSCVSSVIVIYMGMNYHMYCQNIFK from the coding sequence ATGATGAACATTGTCTCAACTGCATCTGATCTAATGCAGGATTTCAAGACTGGATACATGACACTATCTTCACCGTGGTCGACGTTTGTGAGCCAAGTGGTAGGCACTGCAATGGGATGTGTCATATCTCCTTTTGTGTTTTGGTTGTTCTATAAGGCATTTGATGACATTGGACAGCCTGAAAGTGCTTATCCAGCGCCTTATGCAACGGTCTGTCGTAACATGGCTCTTCTCGCAGTCAAGGGCATCTCTGGTCTCCCAAAGAACTGTCTCTCCCCATGCTATGGGTTCTTTGCAGCAGCCATTGTGATAAATTTGATAGGAGACTTATCAGGGAAGGTCAGTCAGTATATTCCAATATCTACAGCAATGGTAATTCCATTCTATATGGGCCCATATTTTCTAGTGTTTATAGCTTCATGTTCCGAGTGTAAACGGTACTCGAACACTGTTAACATAAATAGTTGTGTTTCATCTGTTATTGTCATATATATGGGTATGAACTATCACATGTATtgtcaaaatattttcaaataa